One stretch of Buteo buteo chromosome Z, bButBut1.hap1.1, whole genome shotgun sequence DNA includes these proteins:
- the MRPS30 gene encoding large ribosomal subunit protein mL65, with protein sequence MAASRGRRLLWQGRCWFSQTESAGPPQPADSLYPPVVASATAKSKAAKRRRLEHFYQQVHAAASVEEKLRLYGQRQRPKYMVYPQTFALNADRWYRSFTRTVFLPGLPPRAAPAAVKAPGLVAPEAAKAPEPAAAVAPEAAEAPEPGTAAPAAAKTPEPAAGEAPCLDMGELRSLACDALLQESFYQNKKRPFLYRDQDHTPGPFLTQLVSTLAASLCGHNALLAASSLDLKPEVHYYWHHGEEVVVHGHRKGRVDPVRFQIDDKPHLQIRVPKQLPEIVPLESDLGDVPVIDHKPSKLPLFKKQYENKVFIGSKVADPCCYGHTQFHLIPDKLNRKRFMRANLEDQIEVVYRANGIASLFAWTAAQAMYQGFWNEADVTRPFVSQAVVTDGKYFAFFCYQLNTLALTVETIQNNPRKNICWGTDSKPLYDVVENGSVKGFNDEVLLQLVHFLLNRPKEL encoded by the exons ATGGCGGCGTCCAGGGGGCGGCGGCTGCTGTGGCAGGGCCGGTGCTGGTTCTCGCAGACGGAGTCCGCTGGCCCCCCGCAGCCTGCCGACTCGCTCTACCCGCCCGTAGTGGCTTCCGCGACGGCGAAGAGCAAAGCGGCCAAGCGGCGGCGCCTGGAGCATTTCTACCAGCAGGTGCACGCGGCGGCCTCGGTCGAGGAGAAGCTGCGGCTCTACGGGCAGCGGCAGCGGCCCAAGTACATGGTTTACCCGCAGACCTTCGCCCTCAACGCCGACCGCTGGTACCGGAGCTTCACCAGGACCGTCTTCTTGCCGGGGCTCCCCCCGAGAGCGGCGCCGGCAGCCGTGAAGGCCCCGGGATTGGTGGCGCCGGAGGCCGCCAAGGCCCCGGAGCCCGCGGCGGCAGTGGCACCCGAGGCCGCCGAAGCCCCGGAGCCGGGAACGGCAGCACCGGCCGCTGCGAAAACCCCAGAGCCCGCGGCGGGAGAGGCGCCGTGCCTGGATATGGGCGAGCTGCGGTCGCTCGCCTGCGAtgccctcctgcaggagagctTCTACCAGAACAAGAAGCGGCCGTTCCTCTACCGCGATCAGGATCACACGCCCGGCCCGTTCCTTACGCAGCTCGTCTCCACTCTCGCTGCTTCCCTGTGCGGTCACAACGCACTGCTGGCTGCTTCCTCCCTTG atCTAAAACCTGAAGTTCACTATTACTGGCATCATGGTGAGGAAGTTGTTGTTCATGGACATCGAAAGGGTAGAGTTGATCCTGTGCGATTTCAGATAGATGATAAGCCGCACCTCCAGATCCGTGTACCAAAGCAGCTTCCAGAG aTTGTACCGCTGGAGTCAGATCTTGGAGATGTTCCAGTTATTGATCACAAACCATCCAAACTGCCATTGTTCAAAAAGCAGTACGAAAACAAGGTATTTATAG GATCAAAGGTAGCAGATCCATGCTGTTATGGACACACCCAGTTTCATCTTATTCCTGATAAGCTAAACCGGAAGAGGTTTATGAGAGCAAATCTTGAGGATCAGATTGAAGTTGTTTATCGAGCTAATGGTATTGCAAGTCTCTTTGCCTGGACAGCAGCACAAGCAATGTATCAAG GATTCTGGAATGAAGCAGATGTGACTCGTCCTTTTGTATCACAGGCAGTAGTGACTGATGgaaaatactttgctttcttttgttacCAGCTAAATACTTTAGCACTAACTGTAGAAACTATTCAAAATAACCCTCGGAAGAATATCTGTTGGGGTACAGATAGTAAGCCATTGTATGATGTTGTGGAAAATGGTAGTGTGAAAGGCTTTAATGATGAAGTTCTGCTTCAGTTGgttcattttctgttaaacaGGCCAAAAGAGTTGTAA